A segment of the Trifolium pratense cultivar HEN17-A07 linkage group LG7, ARS_RC_1.1, whole genome shotgun sequence genome:
TAACGCTCATGAGGCCTTCCAGGAGGACCAGAACTTTCTTCTGATCGCTATACCTGCCCCCAACATTGTGTGCTTTTGTCCCTCTAATTGTAGGAGAAAACCCTCCCTTCTGAATTCTATTTACACCAGACTTTATACCAAACAACATATAGatgaaataaagaattataacaaAAGGAATGGAATTAGATAGCCTAGTGAAACAACTAAGTACAACATCTAGAGCAAAAGACTTAATAATGAACCCAAAAGACCAAAACTTTGTGAATGATGGTAGTGTTTCTGTTAAtcaaaatttatcaaaaaaaggcAAAGTTGTTGATGCTCAACCAcaacaatataaaaaacaagttaGGAGAAGACTCCATACTACTAAGCCTTATCAAGAAAGGCTAATGAATATGGCAGAAGCTAGGAGAGAAATCGTCACCGCCTTGAAATTTCACAGGGCATCTATGAAAGAAGCAAGTGAACAACagaagcagcagcagcagcagcaagaATTTCAAGAACAGCTGCAAAGACAAAGACAATCACTATCCCCTCAGCTTTCACAGCACCAAAGTTTTGAGCAAGATGGTAGATATAATAAGTCTAGAAGAAATCATAGAATTTATCCATCATGCATAACCAATTCTTCAAGTTACTTGAATGATTTTTCATATCCTTCAGTTCAAAATTCTTACACTTGGCCTGTTGCTTCTGTTTCTCCGATTGCTCCACCAACAGCAACAACCCTTTTTGCCGAAAACCTTAATTTCATTCTTCCAAATCAGCCTTTAGGACTAAACCTCAATTTTCATGATTTCAATAACTTAGAATTTTCTGTTCACATTAATAACCCTTCCTCATCATCTTCTTATTCATCTGGAACATCGTCTTCGGCTTCACAAGATGTTCCTTCTGTTGTAACATCATCACAGGTAGAAGGTTTTTCTATTGATTCAAATGCTACAACTCATGTCAATGGAGGCTTACATACTGTCATGGATGATGAGGCTATGGCTGAGATAAAATCCTTAGGTGATCAATATCAAATGGAATGGAATGATACTATGAATTTGGTTAAATCAGCTTGTTGGGTTAAGTACTTAAAACATATGGAACATGGTGCACCTGAAATCAAGGCTGAAAATGATGCATACCTTGATTTTGATCAATCGTTGGAGTTTCCAGCTTGGTTGAATGCAAATGAAAGCTGTCTTGAGCTGTGCTCAGAAGATAATTTCCAAGATTCTACTTTACCTTGGTAAGTTCCTCATgtttcataatttttgtttatacttCTTAGGATGTTAATTGATGAAAAGGAACAGGACAATTTGTGGTTTGTTTTAATCTTGTGTGTCACATAAAATTCAATTATGTAATTCACTATGATCTTGTTGACATGAGTATTAACAGAGTCATTAAATGTCCCATTGGTATGCAGATTGTGTTTTGAAGTACTCTGCTTAAGCTGAATTGTGTATTGGGTTCAGATggaatatataatttaatagtaATTTTCTTGTCCTATTTGAATTTTACTATGTTGAACTTGGTTATGGAGCATAAGTCAGGTGTTTTGAAatagttttctttttaataatttatgtttttttgtctCTGCAATGGTCACTTGTT
Coding sequences within it:
- the LOC123897757 gene encoding vacuolar protein-sorting-associated protein 36 isoform X2, with protein sequence MELDSLVKQLSTTSRAKDLIMNPKDQNFVNDGSVSVNQNLSKKGKVVDAQPQQYKKQVRRRLHTTKPYQERLMNMAEARREIVTALKFHRASMKEASEQQKQQQQQQEFQEQLQRQRQSLSPQLSQHQSFEQDGRYNKSRRNHRIYPSCITNSSSYLNDFSYPSVQNSYTWPVASVSPIAPPTATTLFAENLNFILPNQPLGLNLNFHDFNNLEFSVHINNPSSSSSYSSGTSSSASQDVPSVVTSSQVEGFSIDSNATTHVNGGLHTVMDDEAMAEIKSLGDQYQMEWNDTMNLVKSACWVKYLKHMEHGAPEIKAENDAYLDFDQSLEFPAWLNANESCLELCSEDNFQDSTLP
- the LOC123897757 gene encoding vacuolar protein-sorting-associated protein 36 isoform X1, with amino-acid sequence MELDSLVKQLSTTSRAKDLIMNPKDQNFVNDGSVSVNQNLSKKGKVVDAQPQQYKKQVRRRLHTTKPYQERLMNMAEARREIVTALKFHRASMKEASEQQKQQQQQQEFQEQLQRQRQSLSPQLSQHQSFEQDGRYNKSRRNHRIYPSCITNSSSYLNDFSYPSVQNSYTWPVASVSPIAPPTATTLFAENLNFILPNQPLGLNLNFHDFNNLEFSVHINNPSSSSSYSSGTSSSASQDVPSVVTSSQVEGFSIDSNATTHVNGGLHTVMDDEAMAEIKSLGDQYQMEWNDTMNLVKSACWVKYLKHMEHGAPEIKAENDAYLDFDQSLEFPAWLNANESCLELCSEDNFQDSTLPCMDIGDIDGMDDDWLA
- the LOC123897757 gene encoding vacuolar protein-sorting-associated protein 36 isoform X3; the encoded protein is MELDSLVKQLSTTSRAKDLIMNPKDQNFVNDGSVSVNQNLSKKGKVVDAQPQQYKKQVRRRLHTTKPYQERLMNMAEARREIVTALKFHRASMKEASEQQKQQQQQQEFQEQLQRQRQSLSPQLSQHQSFEQDGRYNKSRRNHRIYPSCITNSSSYLNDFSYPSVQNSYTWPVASVSPIAPPTATTLFAENLNFILPNQPLGLNLNFHDFNNLEFSVHINNPSSSSSYSSGTSSSASQDVPSVVTSSQVEGFSIDSNATTHVNGGLHTVMDDEAMAEIKSLGDQYQMEWNDTMNLVKSACWVKYLKHMEHGAPEIKAENDAYLDFDQSLEFPAWLNANESCLELCSEDNFQDSTLP